The following coding sequences are from one Oryzias melastigma strain HK-1 linkage group LG20, ASM292280v2, whole genome shotgun sequence window:
- the LOC112151463 gene encoding clavesin-1 isoform X1 — translation MNHLHSSLSSEMMEKARLELNENPDTLHQDIQQVRDMIVTRPDIGFLRTDDDFILRFLRARKFDQLETFRLLAQYFQFRQQNLDMFQSFKVDDLGIKRALMDGFPGVLESPDQHGRKILILFASNWDQSRNSFIDILRAILLSLEVLIENPELQINGFILIIDWSNFSFKQASKLTPNILKLAIEGLQDSFPARFGGIHFVNQPWYIHAMYTIIKPFLKDKTRKRIFLHGNNLNSLHQLIQPEFLPSEFGGTLPPYDMGMWARTLLGPDYNDETEYTLTYDALHVRENCGGGDKDMMKRSQSTVDTGTLRQTDRETSTPLLALD, via the exons ATGAATCACCTTCATTCCAGCCTGAGCTCGGAGATGATGGAGAAGGCTCGCTTAGAGCTGAACGAAAACCCAGACACTCTGCATCAGGACATCCAACAG GTGCGGGACATGATTGTGACCCGGCCGGACATCGGCTTCCTGCGAACGGACGACGACTTCATCCTTCGCTTCCTCAGAGCAAGAAAGTTCGACCAGCTGGAAACTTTCCGGCTGCTGGCCCAGTACTTCCAGTTCCGGCAGCAGAACCTCGACATGTTCCAGAGCTTCAAG GTGGATGATCTTGGCATCAAGCGAGCGCTGATGGATGGTTTCCCAGGTGTGTTGGAGTCTCCAGATCAGCATGGACGAAAAATACTCATTTTGTTTGCATCCAACTGGGACCAGAGCAG GAACTCCTTTATTGATATCCTGCGGGCCATCCTGCTCTCTCTGGAGGTTCTGATTGAAAACCCTGAACTCCAGATCAATGGCTTCATCCTGATCATCGACTGGAGCAACTTCTCTTTTAAGCAGGCCTCCAAGCTGACGCCCAACATCCTCAAACTGGCCATCGAGGGCCTCCAG GACAGTTTTCCGGCTCGGTTTGGGGGAATCCATTTTGTGAACCAGCCGTGGTATATTCATGCCATGTACACCATCATCAAACCCTTCCTGAAAGACAAGACCAGGAAAAGG ATCTTCCTCCATGGGAACAACCTGAACTCACTCCACCAGCTCATCCAGCCCGAATTTTTGCCGTCGGAGTTCGGGGGAACGCTGCCACCGTATGACATGGGCATGTGGGCGCGCACGCTGCTGGGACCCGACTATAATGACGAGACCGAGTACACGCTGACGTATGACGCCCTTCACGTCAGAGAAAACTGTGGAGGTGGAGACAAAGATATGATGAAAAG GTCTCAGTCGACCGTGGATACAGGAACCctccggcagacagacagagagaccaGCACACCACTGCTTGCTCTGGACTGA
- the LOC112151463 gene encoding clavesin-1 isoform X2 — MNHLHSSLSSEMMEKARLELNENPDTLHQDIQQVRDMIVTRPDIGFLRTDDDFILRFLRARKFDQLETFRLLAQYFQFRQQNLDMFQSFKVDDLGIKRALMDGFPGVLESPDQHGRKILILFASNWDQSRNSFIDILRAILLSLEVLIENPELQINGFILIIDWSNFSFKQASKLTPNILKLAIEGLQDSFPARFGGIHFVNQPWYIHAMYTIIKPFLKDKTRKRKLCSFFHFFLLSSSFLLSFEISFSLSPLSSCPLPCFYSPSP; from the exons ATGAATCACCTTCATTCCAGCCTGAGCTCGGAGATGATGGAGAAGGCTCGCTTAGAGCTGAACGAAAACCCAGACACTCTGCATCAGGACATCCAACAG GTGCGGGACATGATTGTGACCCGGCCGGACATCGGCTTCCTGCGAACGGACGACGACTTCATCCTTCGCTTCCTCAGAGCAAGAAAGTTCGACCAGCTGGAAACTTTCCGGCTGCTGGCCCAGTACTTCCAGTTCCGGCAGCAGAACCTCGACATGTTCCAGAGCTTCAAG GTGGATGATCTTGGCATCAAGCGAGCGCTGATGGATGGTTTCCCAGGTGTGTTGGAGTCTCCAGATCAGCATGGACGAAAAATACTCATTTTGTTTGCATCCAACTGGGACCAGAGCAG GAACTCCTTTATTGATATCCTGCGGGCCATCCTGCTCTCTCTGGAGGTTCTGATTGAAAACCCTGAACTCCAGATCAATGGCTTCATCCTGATCATCGACTGGAGCAACTTCTCTTTTAAGCAGGCCTCCAAGCTGACGCCCAACATCCTCAAACTGGCCATCGAGGGCCTCCAG GACAGTTTTCCGGCTCGGTTTGGGGGAATCCATTTTGTGAACCAGCCGTGGTATATTCATGCCATGTACACCATCATCAAACCCTTCCTGAAAGACAAGACCAGGAAAAGG aaattatgcagtttctttcatttcttcctcctctcttcaTCTTTCCTGTTGTCTTTTGAGATTTCTTTTTCCCTTTCTCCCCTGTCTTCCTGTCCTCTTCCTTGTTTTTACTCCCCTTCTCCTTGA
- the riok3 gene encoding serine/threonine-protein kinase RIO3 has product MDQAALATGTPKGPWGSVAPAAPACSLTEVMSEQLARQLDEENNLLPSLSDPAADLLSEEVPDTASDLMLAQMLQLQFDRECDDQLRREERKFNGDSKVSISFENYRMVHPYEDSDSSEDEVDWQDTRHDPYKAEKPQATPRKGFTGKGKNITTKHDEETCGRKNTARMDNFAPEVLVGDGLGMDLKLSNQVFNSLKQHCYSEQRRSARLHEKKEHSTAEQAVDPRTRLLMYKMVNAGVLENINGCISTGKESVVFHADGGSLEEQPVPDEVVLKVFKTTLNEFKNRDRYIKDDYRFKDRFSKLNPRKIIRLWAEKEMHNLSRMKRAEIPCPEVVLLKKHILVMSFIGKDHVPAPKLKDAMLDSDDMKAAYCQVLHIMQQMYRECHLVHADLSEYNMLWHQGKVWLIDVSQSVEPTHPHGLEFLFRDCRNVSTFFQKRGVTEALGVYDLFNAVSGLNIPVGAEDEFMAQIVALEKRNEDHVQRRGKKSFPASLEDGGPPLKPDADD; this is encoded by the exons ATGGATCAAGCAGCGCTCGCGACAGGAACACCAAAG GGCCCGTGGGGTTCTGTGGCGCCGGCGGCTCCGGCCTGCTCTCTCACTGAGGTGATGAGCGAGCAGCTGGCccgtcagctggacgaggagaACAACCTCCTGCCTTCGCTCTCAGA CCCTGCAGCCGATCTGCTGTCGGAGGAAGTCCCCGACACCGCCAGCGACCTGATGCTGGCCCagatgctgcagctgcagtttgACCGCGAGTGTGACGACCAGCTGCGGCGGGAGGAGAGGAAGTTCAACGGAGACAGCAAAG TGTCCATCTCCTTTGAGAATTACCGCATGGTCCATCCTTATGAGGACAGCGACAGCTCAGAGGACGAGGTGGACTGGCAGGACACCAGACACGACCCCTACAAAGCTG aGAAACCACAGGCCACGCCCAGGAAGGGCTTCACGGGGAAGGGGAAGAACATCACCACCAAACACGACGAGGAGACCTGCGGGCGCAAGAACACGGCGCGCATGGATAAT TTCGCCCCGGAGGTTCTGGTGGGAGACGGGCTGGGCATGGACCTGAAGCTGTCCAATCAGGTGTTCAACTCCCTGAAGCAGCACTGCTACAGCGAGCAGCGCCGCAGCGCCCGGCTGCACGAGAAGAAGGAGCACTCCACCGCC GAGCAAGCCGTAGACCCCCGCACCCGACTGCTCATGTACAAGATGGTGAATGCCGGCGTGCTGGAAAACATTAACGGCTGCATCAGCACCGGCAAGGAGTCGGTCGTGTTCCACGCCGACGGAGGGAG CCTGGAGGAGCAGCCCGTCCCAGACGAGGTGGTTCTGAAGGTGTTCAAGACCACGCTGAACGAATTCAAGAACAGAGACCGCTACATCAAAGACGACTACCGCTTCAAAGACCGCTTCAGCAAACTCAACCCGCGCAAGATCATCCGGCTGTGGGCCGAGAAGGAGATGCACAACCTGAGCAG AATGAAGCGTGCAGAGATTCCCTGTCCAGAGGTGGTGCTGCTGAAGAAACACATCCTGGTGATGTCCTTCATCGGAAAAGACCACGTTCCTGCTCCCAAACTCAAAGACGCCATGTTGGACTCGGATGACATGAAGGCGGCCTACTGCCAGGTCCTGCAT ATCATGCAGCAGATGTATCGGGAGTGTCACCTGGTCCACGCTGACCTCAGCGAATACAACATGCTGTGGCACCAAGGAAAG GTGTGGCTGATAGACGTCAGTCAGTCCGTGGAGCCGACCCACCCCCACGGCCTGGAGTTCCTCTTTAGAGACTGCAGGAACGTTTCCACG ttCTTCCAGAAGAGAGGAGTGACCGAGGCTTTGGGCGTCTATGACCTCTTCAACGCCGTGTCCGGGCTCAACATTCCCGTCGGCGCCGAGGACGAGTTCATGGCTCAG ATTGTGGCTCTGGAGAAGAGGAACGAGGACCACGTGCAGAGGCGGGGGAAGAAGTCATTCCCCGCGTCTCTGGAGGACGGCGGCCCCCCGTTAAAACCCGACGCCGACGACTAA